One genomic window of Micromonospora sp. WMMD1128 includes the following:
- a CDS encoding plasmid pRiA4b ORF-3 family protein: MPRQIFQLMVSLTGVRPPVWRRVLVPGGYTLDRLHRVIQHAVGWRDCHLHSFDVGGRQYGEPDPDGELALRDELDVRLDAVVGKGDRFRYTYDFGDWWEHDLVVEDVCAADPDERYPVCPDGERAAPPEGVGGPEGYAVLLAALADPAHPEHLTMRDWAGPAFDPAGFAADRATTLLRRCC; encoded by the coding sequence GTGCCGCGTCAGATCTTCCAGCTGATGGTGTCCCTGACCGGGGTCCGGCCGCCGGTGTGGCGGCGGGTGCTGGTGCCCGGCGGCTACACCCTGGACCGGCTGCACCGGGTGATCCAGCACGCGGTGGGCTGGCGCGACTGCCACCTGCACTCGTTCGACGTCGGTGGGCGGCAGTACGGCGAGCCCGACCCGGACGGCGAGCTGGCGCTCCGCGACGAGCTGGACGTCCGGTTGGACGCGGTGGTGGGCAAGGGCGACCGGTTCCGTTACACCTACGACTTCGGTGACTGGTGGGAGCACGACCTCGTGGTGGAGGACGTCTGCGCCGCCGACCCGGACGAGCGCTACCCGGTCTGTCCGGACGGCGAGCGCGCTGCCCCGCCGGAGGGCGTGGGCGGCCCGGAGGGGTACGCCGTGCTGCTGGCCGCGCTCGCCGACCCGGCGCATCCCGAGCACCTGACCATGCGGGACTGGGCCGGCCCGGCGTTCGACCCGGCCGGGTTCGCCGCCGATCGCGCCACCACGTTGCTCCGCCGCTGCTGCTGA
- a CDS encoding exonuclease SbcCD subunit D, with product MKILHTSDWHVGKVLKGQSRAEEHTQVLAQVIDIARDERPDLVIVAGDLYDTAAPTPEATRLVTRALTALRRTGADVLAIGGNHDNGAALDALRPWAEAAGITLRGSVRENPAEHVVDGVTGDGERWQVAALPFLSQRYAVRAVEMYALTPAEANQTYADHLGRVLGKLAEGFTEPDRVHLVTAHLTVVGASTGGGERDAHTVLGYAVPATVFPGNAHYVALGHLHRSQRVIGPCPIRYSGSPLAVDFGEQENIGSVTIVEVTASTAARIREVPVPGAVPLRTVRGTLAQLAEIEPPDGWLRVFVREQPRAGLREDVQELLPRALEIRIDPELMPAPGSGTRTAQRAGRSPRELFADYLGSRGHADEGVRELFDELLEEVEH from the coding sequence ATGAAGATCCTGCACACCTCCGACTGGCACGTCGGCAAGGTCCTCAAGGGGCAGTCCCGGGCCGAGGAACACACCCAGGTCCTGGCCCAGGTGATCGACATCGCCCGTGACGAGCGGCCCGACCTGGTGATCGTCGCCGGTGACCTCTACGACACCGCCGCGCCCACGCCGGAGGCGACCCGGCTGGTGACCCGCGCGCTCACCGCGCTGCGCCGCACCGGCGCCGATGTGCTGGCCATCGGCGGCAACCACGACAACGGCGCGGCACTCGACGCGCTGCGCCCGTGGGCCGAGGCTGCCGGCATCACGCTGCGCGGCAGCGTGCGGGAAAATCCGGCCGAGCACGTCGTCGACGGGGTGACGGGCGACGGCGAGCGCTGGCAGGTCGCCGCGCTGCCCTTCCTCTCCCAGCGCTACGCCGTCCGCGCGGTGGAGATGTACGCCCTCACCCCGGCCGAGGCCAACCAGACCTACGCCGACCACCTCGGCCGGGTGCTCGGCAAACTGGCCGAGGGCTTCACCGAGCCGGACCGGGTGCACCTGGTCACCGCCCACCTCACCGTCGTCGGGGCGAGCACCGGCGGCGGCGAGCGGGACGCGCACACCGTGCTCGGCTACGCGGTGCCGGCCACCGTCTTCCCCGGCAACGCGCACTACGTGGCGCTGGGCCACCTGCACCGCTCCCAGCGGGTGATCGGCCCCTGCCCGATCCGCTACAGCGGCAGCCCGCTCGCGGTCGACTTCGGCGAGCAGGAGAACATCGGCTCGGTGACGATCGTGGAGGTGACCGCGAGCACCGCCGCGCGCATCCGGGAGGTGCCGGTGCCCGGCGCGGTGCCGCTGCGCACGGTGCGGGGCACGCTCGCGCAGCTCGCCGAGATCGAGCCGCCCGACGGCTGGCTGCGGGTCTTCGTCCGGGAGCAGCCCCGAGCCGGGCTGCGCGAGGACGTCCAGGAGCTGCTTCCCCGCGCGCTGGAGATCCGGATCGACCCGGAGCTGATGCCGGCGCCGGGCAGCGGCACCCGCACCGCCCAGCGGGCCGGTCGCTCCCCGCGCGAGCTGTTCGCCGACTATCTGGGCAGCC
- a CDS encoding pyrimidine reductase family protein — MSVGTPIERIWPAPVTGPLTDPQLTALYDRAPTPRLRVNFVASADGAVTLDGYSAGLSGEPDKRVFGLLRMLCDGLLVAAGTLRHEGYRAVRLSPGRRAWRRDRGLAEFPTLVVVSGSLDLDPAQACFADAPVRPLVLTRADAAPPAGLAEVADVIRCGADRVDLAAGLTELRRRGLGQLLCEGGPHLFGALTEADLVDELCLTVAPLLAGAGPGRIAAGPASPPRHLSLRHALATPDGMLMLRYARGPLPTAR, encoded by the coding sequence ATGAGCGTCGGAACCCCGATCGAACGGATCTGGCCCGCGCCCGTCACCGGCCCGCTGACCGACCCGCAGCTCACCGCGCTCTACGACCGCGCGCCCACCCCGCGCCTGCGGGTGAACTTCGTCGCCAGCGCGGACGGCGCGGTCACCCTGGACGGCTACTCCGCCGGGCTCTCCGGCGAGCCGGACAAGCGCGTCTTCGGGCTGCTGCGGATGCTCTGCGACGGCCTGCTGGTGGCCGCCGGCACGCTGCGCCACGAGGGCTACCGCGCGGTGCGGCTCAGCCCCGGGCGCCGGGCCTGGCGACGCGACCGGGGGCTGGCCGAGTTCCCGACGCTCGTCGTGGTCTCCGGCTCGCTCGACCTCGATCCGGCCCAGGCGTGCTTCGCCGACGCCCCGGTCCGGCCGCTGGTGCTCACCCGGGCCGACGCCGCGCCGCCCGCCGGCCTGGCCGAGGTGGCCGACGTGATCCGCTGCGGCGCCGACCGGGTCGACCTGGCCGCCGGCCTGACCGAACTGCGCCGACGCGGGCTGGGCCAACTCCTCTGCGAGGGCGGGCCGCACCTGTTCGGCGCGCTCACCGAGGCCGACCTGGTCGACGAGCTCTGCCTGACCGTGGCGCCGCTGCTCGCCGGCGCCGGCCCCGGCCGCATCGCCGCCGGCCCCGCGAGCCCCCCACGCCACCTTTCGCTACGCCACGCCCTGGCCACCCCCGACGGGATGCTGATGCTGCGCTACGCCCGCGGCCCCCTCCCCACCGCGCGCTGA
- a CDS encoding extracellular solute-binding protein, translated as MSVPIRRRQLAAIALASVVVLGTATACSDDDSGSGGDSDGPVTLVVDVFGDQGFGYEDLYKQYEAEHKNVKIQERGKGLGLDDYNTRLTQQITAGSGAGDVVALEEGTIVQFYAQADKFVNLADHGANDLKGNFLPWKWEQGTTPDGKVLGLGTDVGGMALCYRSDLFKAAGLPTDREQVGALWPTWDEFIATGQKFAAADKKHKFVDSATNFYNVVLMQIAGQGTGYTYYDKSNKLVIDQNPDVQAAYQLTTKMVGAGLSNNLQSFSNEWNAGFKNSTFATIACPAWMTGVIKGQAGDTAAGKWDIAKAPGNGGNWGGSFLGVPKSSKHQKEAVELAKFLTSAQGQIGAYKAVGNLPSNPQALTDPAVADSTNEYFSKAPVGKIFAAGATDLKPVYLGPKNSAVRTAVENSLRSVEQGKSADAAWQDALKNGAAAGK; from the coding sequence ATGAGCGTCCCAATTCGCCGTCGGCAGCTCGCGGCCATCGCGCTCGCGTCTGTCGTGGTGCTCGGCACCGCGACCGCGTGCAGCGATGACGACTCGGGCAGCGGCGGCGACAGCGACGGCCCGGTCACCCTGGTCGTCGACGTCTTCGGCGATCAGGGCTTCGGTTACGAGGACCTGTACAAGCAGTACGAAGCCGAGCACAAGAACGTCAAGATCCAGGAGCGGGGCAAGGGCCTCGGCCTGGACGACTACAACACCCGCCTGACCCAGCAGATCACCGCCGGGTCCGGAGCCGGTGACGTGGTGGCCCTGGAAGAGGGCACCATCGTCCAGTTCTACGCCCAGGCCGACAAGTTCGTGAACCTCGCCGACCACGGCGCGAACGACCTCAAGGGCAACTTCCTGCCGTGGAAGTGGGAGCAGGGCACCACGCCCGACGGCAAGGTGCTGGGCCTCGGCACCGACGTCGGCGGCATGGCGCTGTGCTACCGCAGCGACCTGTTCAAGGCCGCCGGCCTGCCCACCGACCGCGAGCAGGTCGGTGCGCTCTGGCCCACCTGGGACGAGTTCATCGCCACCGGCCAGAAGTTCGCCGCCGCCGACAAGAAGCACAAGTTCGTCGACTCGGCGACCAACTTCTACAACGTGGTGCTGATGCAGATCGCGGGCCAGGGCACCGGCTACACGTACTACGACAAGAGCAACAAGCTGGTCATCGACCAGAACCCGGACGTGCAGGCCGCGTACCAGCTCACCACCAAGATGGTCGGCGCCGGGCTGTCGAACAACCTGCAGTCCTTCTCGAACGAGTGGAACGCCGGCTTCAAGAACAGCACCTTCGCCACCATCGCCTGCCCGGCCTGGATGACCGGTGTCATCAAGGGCCAGGCCGGTGACACGGCGGCCGGCAAGTGGGACATCGCCAAGGCCCCCGGCAACGGCGGCAACTGGGGCGGCTCCTTCCTCGGCGTGCCGAAGTCGAGCAAGCACCAGAAGGAGGCCGTCGAGCTGGCCAAGTTCCTGACCAGCGCGCAGGGCCAGATCGGCGCGTACAAGGCGGTCGGCAACCTGCCGTCGAACCCGCAGGCGCTGACCGACCCGGCCGTGGCCGACTCGACCAACGAGTACTTCAGCAAGGCCCCGGTCGGCAAGATCTTCGCCGCCGGCGCGACCGACCTGAAGCCGGTCTACCTCGGCCCGAAGAACAGCGCGGTGCGTACCGCGGTGGAGAACAGCCTCCGCTCGGTGGAGCAGGGCAAGTCGGCGGACGCCGCCTGGCAGGACGCGCTGAAGAACGGTGCGGCTGCCGGTAAGTGA
- a CDS encoding ATP-binding protein — MTDDQLDGPGEGVGRVLGTADATPLTFWTAVAPGSYLQLDDVVVTRRDLPDREPVTIAGVVTQVRARHEGAQFDSDVFAIADGTLPAQVQEAAEITTTRVDPEFYVPPTPGAVVHRAEGDARARALHFDRMERRVPMGMGRDGVPVYLNADFLDGTRGAHVSISGISGVATKTSFATFLLYSVFRSGVLGGDAVNAKALIFNVKGEDLLFLDHPNSRLDDPTRAAYAKLGLDAGAFPDVRVYAPPRVGDSSGTPDVSSRLTGVDSFYWTLTEFCADRLLPYVFADADDERQQYTMVVHSVAAHLARYAQPADGGVSIDGVRLGSYADLVDHVVEQLNDDETRGEWAGSAVGLGTVNAFARRLIGSKKDLGRLIRGDLATRRPHSINTAESAQVTVVDLHNLPDRAQRFVVGVTLKSEFERKEKAGTAKPLLFVVLDELNKYAPREGSSPIKEVLLDIAERGRSLGVILVGAQQTASEVERRIVTNSAIRVVGRLDPAEASRPEYGFLPPAQRQRALLAKPGTMFVNQPDIPVPLCLEFPFPAWATRVAEAGRAPSETLRSITQAADPFAVVGSGSSDDDIPF, encoded by the coding sequence ATGACCGACGACCAGCTCGACGGGCCCGGCGAGGGTGTCGGCCGGGTGCTCGGCACCGCCGACGCCACCCCGCTCACCTTCTGGACCGCCGTCGCCCCGGGGAGCTACCTGCAACTCGACGACGTGGTGGTCACCCGGCGCGACCTGCCCGACCGCGAGCCGGTGACCATCGCCGGCGTGGTGACCCAGGTGCGGGCCCGGCACGAGGGGGCGCAGTTCGACTCCGACGTCTTCGCCATCGCCGACGGCACGCTGCCCGCGCAGGTGCAGGAGGCCGCCGAGATCACCACCACCCGGGTCGACCCGGAGTTCTACGTCCCGCCCACCCCCGGCGCGGTGGTGCACCGGGCCGAGGGCGACGCCCGGGCCCGGGCGCTGCACTTCGACCGGATGGAACGGCGGGTCCCGATGGGGATGGGCCGCGACGGCGTGCCGGTCTACCTCAACGCCGACTTCCTCGACGGCACCCGGGGCGCGCACGTCTCCATCTCCGGCATCTCCGGCGTCGCCACCAAGACCAGCTTCGCGACCTTCCTGCTCTACTCCGTGTTCCGCTCCGGCGTGCTCGGCGGCGACGCGGTCAACGCCAAGGCGCTGATCTTCAACGTCAAGGGCGAGGACCTGCTCTTCCTCGACCACCCCAACAGCCGGCTCGACGACCCGACCCGCGCGGCTTACGCGAAGCTCGGCCTCGACGCCGGCGCGTTCCCCGACGTCCGGGTTTACGCGCCGCCCCGGGTCGGTGACTCGTCCGGCACGCCCGACGTGAGCAGCCGGCTCACCGGCGTGGACAGTTTCTACTGGACGCTCACCGAGTTCTGCGCCGACCGCCTGCTGCCCTACGTCTTCGCCGACGCCGACGACGAGCGCCAGCAATACACCATGGTGGTCCACTCGGTCGCCGCCCATCTGGCCCGCTACGCCCAGCCCGCCGACGGCGGGGTGAGCATCGACGGGGTCCGCCTCGGCTCCTACGCCGATCTGGTCGACCACGTCGTCGAGCAGCTCAACGACGACGAGACCCGGGGTGAGTGGGCCGGCAGCGCGGTCGGGCTGGGCACGGTCAACGCGTTCGCCCGCCGGTTGATCGGCAGCAAGAAGGACCTGGGCCGGCTGATCCGCGGCGATTTGGCGACCCGCCGCCCGCACTCGATCAACACCGCGGAGAGCGCCCAGGTCACCGTGGTCGACCTGCACAACCTGCCGGACCGCGCGCAGCGCTTCGTGGTCGGCGTGACGCTGAAGAGCGAGTTCGAGCGCAAGGAGAAGGCGGGCACCGCCAAGCCGTTGCTCTTCGTCGTGCTCGACGAGCTGAACAAGTACGCCCCCCGGGAGGGGTCCTCCCCGATCAAGGAGGTGCTGCTCGACATCGCCGAACGGGGCCGGTCGCTCGGGGTGATCCTGGTCGGCGCGCAGCAGACGGCGAGCGAGGTGGAACGGCGGATCGTCACCAACTCGGCGATCCGGGTGGTCGGGCGGCTCGACCCGGCCGAGGCGTCCCGCCCGGAATACGGCTTCCTCCCGCCCGCCCAGCGGCAGCGGGCGCTGCTGGCCAAGCCGGGCACCATGTTCGTCAACCAGCCCGACATCCCGGTGCCGCTGTGCCTGGAGTTCCCGTTCCCGGCGTGGGCCACCCGGGTGGCGGAGGCCGGCCGCGCCCCGTCGGAGACGCTACGGTCGATCACCCAGGCCGCCGATCCGTTCGCGGTGGTCGGCTCCGGCTCCTCCGACGACGACATCCCGTTCTAG